In Actinobacillus equuli, the genomic stretch CGTAATTAAGAAAGAGAGCGTGACAATTGACATACCAAAGGTAAGTAAGCCCCCCGCCAAACCTGCCGTCGCATTCCAAATACCAAGTAAGGTTAAAATACCAACGGTTACAATCGTTGCACCGATAATATAAGAAGCGGTGTAAGTACCGTTTTCTTTATGCCATTCAATATTTTTCGCCACCATTTTACCTTCAGGATTTTTATGTAAGGTATATTCCATTACCATTTCGCCTTTATCATTCGGTACTAGGTTCGGGCCTTTTTCATACATATAACTGAAGAATGGGCTATTCGATACAAAATGCGCAATACCGTCCGCTTCATATTGGCAAACTTTGAGCCCGCCAATCCACGCCATAACGATAAAAATCGCAATACGAATAAAGTTGATAAATTGACGCTGCATCGGTGCAACGATTTTTGCAACAAATTCAACAAAAATGTTAAATGCGTTCATTTTTAACCTCTATAAATACAAATTCAAGGATAAGAAACGATTTCTTATCATCGTTTCGTACCCCTTAATAAGTATTCCTTACAGGCAAAAGAAAATAAATTTTAATTTATAGTTAAAAAATCTAATCAATATATTCTTATATCCAAAAAGCATAAAAAATGTTTATTATCTAGCCAAACTTAATGAACATATCCCACATCAATATCCGCATCCGGATTTACTTTATCGTATTTTTGTTCTTTGGTTTTGCCGGTATAAATTTCCGGATTTTCCGCTCCCTCAACAATCAACTTACCTTTCGCCCCTTTATCGGTTCTAAAAATACTGTGATCAATAAAGGTATATTCGCCCGGTACTTTCATTTCCATTTCGACCACAGTGACACCGCCCGCCGGAATCAGCGTGGTTTGTACGTGGTGATTTTTAAGTGATCCGCCTTCCACATATACCGTATCAAACGGTTTACCGATCAAATGGAAAGAAGAAATTTTATTTGGGCCGGCATTGCCGACAAACAAACGCACTTTCTCCCCGACTTTGGCTTTTAAGGCATTTTCACCCATAGTGGAGCCGACTTTACCGTTAAATACGACATAATCAGGTAATTCATAACCGGCTTTTGTCATATCGAAGATTTTCAGATCGGGATTGGCGCCGGCTTTTACATAAAATTCGTTTTGCATTAAATAGAATTCTTTATCGACTTTCGGTAATCCTTCTTTCGGTTCAACTAACATTAAACCGAACATTCCTTTACCTAAATGCACCGAGACCGGATCCGCACCGCAATGGTATAAATATAGCCCCGGTGACATGGCACGAAAGGCAAAAGTCGTTTGCTTACCGATTTCGGTTAAACTGGCTTTTGCCCCGCCGTCCGGTGCGGCGGCAGAGTGGAAATCAACCGCATGTGCCATTTTGCCGTTTGCCGGATTGGATACCTGAACTTCCACCATATCTCCTTCTCGTACTCGAATAAAAGGCGCCGGTGTTGATCCGTTGAACGTCCAATATTTAAACTTCACACCTTTTTCGATTTCCATCACCTTTTCCAGCGTCTCTAATTTAACTACCACTTTTGCCGGCGTATTACGTGTTAACGGCTTGGGTACATTCGGTGCAACGGTTAATTCCGCCTCAATTGTCGGTAAGTTTGCAACAGGCGTTAAACCAGAATTTTCTAGATTTGTTTGTTCCGCCATGAGTGGAGCGCTAGCTAAAAATGCTGCAAAACAGAGTGCTATAAGAGACTTTTTCATCGGTAATTCCTTCGTGTGTGAAACCTTCATTTAAATTATAATGACTAAAGTTGGTAAGCGGTAGAATTTGAAATAGTTTTTGCAAAACTAAACCGTTTTAGCTAAGATAAATTAACTATTTTTTACTAAATAAAGAGGCGTGTATGAGCAAGATTTGGGTTACCGGCGATGCGGTTGTGGATTTAATTCCGGATGGTGAAAATCACTATTTAAAATGTGCGGGCGGTGCGCCGGCAAACGTTGCGGTGGGTGTTTCACGTTTAGGTGTAGAAGCTGGTTTTATCGGTCGAGTAGGTTTAGATCCACTTGGCAAATTTATGCAGCAAACACTTAATGCGGAAAAAGTTTCAACCGAACATATGATCCTCGATCCGAAACAACGTACTTCGACTGTGATCGTCGGTTTAGATGACGGTGAGCGCAGCTTTACCTTTATGGTGAATCCAAGTGCGGATCAGTTTCTTGAAGTAAGTGATTTACCGACTTTCCAAAAAGGTGATTTCCTACACTGCTGCTCTATCGCACTTATCAATGACCCTTCACGTTCAACCACGATTGAAGCGATTCGCCGTGTAAAAGAAGCGAGCGGTTTCTTCTCATTTGACCCGAATTTACGTGAATCGCTTTGGACAAGTCTTGAAGAAATGAAACAAGTAGTAAATAACGTGGTGGCTATGGCAGACGTACTCAAATTCTCTGAAGAAGAATTAACGTTATTAACCAATACCACCACGCTTGAGCAAGCAACCAAAGTGATTACTGCACAATATCCGGAGAAATTAATCATTATCACTTTAGGTAAAGACGGTGCGATTTATCACTTAAATGGTAATAGCCAAGTGGTTGCCGGCAAAGCGTTAAAACCGGTTGATACCACTGGTGCCGGCGATGCATTTGTAAGCGGTTTACTTGCCGGTTTATCACAAGTTGCGGATTGGAAAGACGAAAGCGTATTAGTGGATGTTATTCGTAAAGCGAACGCTTCAGGCGCTTTAGCAACAACCGCAAAAGGTGCGATGTCAGCATTACCAAATAAAGCAGAGCTAGAAGCATTTTTAGCGCAATAATCACAACAAGCGGTGAAATTTCACCGCTTTTTTGCAACTTAGGATTTTACTATGCAGATTTTCAATAACGGCAAATACAAAAGTCTTCACGCAGCAGAACAAGGCGAATTAGCGACAATCCGCCAAACCGTACTTTCGGATAAGGATTTCTATCCGACCTACCATTTAGCGCCACAAACCGGTTTATTTAACGATCCGAACGGCTTAATTTTTGACGGTGAGAAATATCATATCTTCGCACAATGGTTCCCTTATGATGCCATGCATGGAATGAAACACTGGGAACATTTTATTACCCGTGATTTGCAAACTTTTGAAAAATCCGACCGCTTGATCCCAGATGAAATGTTTGAATCACATGGTTGCTATTCAGGCGGTGCGATTATGTGGCAAGATAAAATCGTGGCGTTCTATACCGGTAATACTCGCCGTGCAAGCGATAATCAACGTGTTCCGCACCAAAACATTGCGATTTTTGATAAATCGGGCAAATTATTAGAAAAACGTTGCATTATCGACCAAGCACCAGCTGGCTATACCGAACACGTTCGTGATCCTAAACCGTTTGTGACTGCAGAGGGTAAAATTCGCTTTGTACTTGGCGCACAGCGTGAGAACCTAACCGGAACTTGCTTAGTGTATGAGATGGACGATCTCGATAGCACACCTCGTTTAATTTCCGAATTAGCGGTCAAAGACTTTGATAACAGCAATGTGTTTATGTGGGAATGTCCGGATCTGTTCCAACTTAGCGGTAAAGATGTGTTTGTTTGGTCTCCACAAGGCAAATTACGTGAAGCGCATCAGTTCCAAAATAATTATCACGCCACCTATGCGCTAGGTAAATTAGACGGCAATAATTTAACTGCCGAACATATCGAAGAACTGGATTACGGTTTTGATTTCTATGCGCCGCAATCGGTACAGAATTCTGATCGTATTATGTTTGGCTGGATCGGCCTACCGGATTTAACCTACCCGACCGATAAATATAAATGGCATTCAACCTTAAGTCTGCCACGTCAAATAAAGGTAGAAAACGGTAAAATTCAGCAAACACCAATCGTTAAATTAGCCACAAAACAAGCGGTCGAAATTGAGCAAAAAATTGCAATCGACAATCTTGATACCGCCTATTTGCAAATTTCTGTCGAAAATCAACCGCTTGCATTAGACTTCTTTAGCAATGAAAAAGGGCAAACTTTGAGCCTACGCTATGAAAACGGTTTATTAACGCTAGATCGCAGTGCAACAGAGCAAACGGATCTTATGGAAAAATTCGGTAGCCAACGCCATTGTGAAGTGGAGAAACTCAATAACTTAGAGATTTTCTTTGACCGTTCTGTAGTAGAAATTTTCATCAATGGCGGAGAAAAAGTGATGACATCACGATTCTTTATTGCAAATCGAATCAATCTGTTAGAAACTTCTCGTCCGTTAACCGTACAAATTGCCCAAGTACAGGCAATTCAAATCCAAAATTAATCACAATAAGGCACAAGTAAAAAACTTGTGCCGTTTTACTTCCATACGAAAATCATTTTTGAGGAAAAAACCGTGGAATCAAAACCTAAAAAACGTCTAACGCTCAATGATATTGCCGCACTCAGCGGTGTATCGAAAACGACCGCGAGTATAGTTCTTAATGGTAAAAGTGATGATTTTCGTATTAAACCGGAAACCCGCCAAAAAGTACAAGCGATCGCTGAACAATACGGTTATCGCGCCAATGTTTATGCGAAAGCATTACAGGCGCAACGCTCTAACGTTATTGGTTTGGTAATTCCGGATCTCACCAATTACGGCTTTGCCTCCACTGCTCGTAATCTTGAGAAGCTATGCCGAGACAACGGTTTACAGTTAGTAATTGCCTGTTCCGATGATAATCCGCAACAAGAAAAACTGGTAATTGAACGTTTATTGGATCGTCAGGTTGATTTGCTGATTACCGCTCCGACTCATCAAGATCCGAATTATTATCAAAAGATCATTCGACACACTCCGGTGCTACATATCGACCGCCATATTCCGAACTTGGAGCTGAATTACATTATCAGCGATGACACGCCAAGTGTCGCGAAGTTGGTGGAAAATATCGTACGTGCTTATCAACCGAAAGAGTTTTTCTATTTAGGCGGACAACTTTCGCTTTCACCAAGTGCCTCTCGCTTAGAAGGCTTTTATGAAGGCTTGGAGCAATCGCATTTAGCGGTACAAAGTAGCTGGATTTTACATAAGGACTACCAACCGGAATCCGGCTATCAAATGTTTGCCGAAATTGTTAAACGTTTAGGGCGTTTGCCCGAAGCGGTATTTACCGCCTCTTACACGATTTTGGAAGGGGTATTACGTTACTTAACCGAACATAAACAAATGGCGAAATTGATGAATCAAGAGCTACATTTAGCCACTTTTGATGATCACCATTTATTAGATGCTTTACCGTTTCATATTCATTCGATTGCACAAGATCACGAGCAAATTGCACTGAAAACATTCCAGCTTATGCGAGAAAAGCTACAACGCAAAGCGATTAGCAATGCCAAAGTTGATTGTGAAATTATTTGGCGACACTAAAACAAATATAGTTACTTTTAAAAGGATATCCTATGGCACATTTTTATGAATATTTAGAATTTAGCAGTGACGAAGACCGTGAAAATCAACTGGAGGTTTATGTTGACGTCAAACTTGAAGCGGAAACCGAAGAAAAGCTTAAAGCACTCGGCGTACAAGGCGATTGGCTAGTAATGGCAGAGCCTTATTGCCCGGATTGTGTCGAAATCGTGGCTTACTTCCAACGTATGACGAAGCTCAACCCGAATATCAAAGTGAAATATGTTTCACGTAAAGATAACAAAGAGCGTAAGCATTTTGACAGTGATGAGCAACAACAAGCGGTTATTTCTGCACAAAAAATCCCAAGTATCTTTGATATTCGTAACGGCAAAACTGAATTAGTTTTATGTGAGTTCCCGCAATTCTTAAAACAGAAAATAGAAGCGGCGCCGGAAAAATTTGACGAACTAAAAGCCGATTTCCGTATGGGAAAATTCGGTAAACAAGTTGAAGCGGAATTATTAGCGATTCTAACAAAGAATGCATAAGCTATTTTGATAAACCCACCTTACAAGCACTACCAAGCCCTAATAGGTGGGTTTTCTATATAAGACGCTTATATAAAACAAATAATAATACGCATAAAACTTCGGAATGCACTTTTTGCTTAAAGAAAGAGAAATTTTAGATATAAAAAAAGCACCTCGTGGTGCTATCTTATTTTGACTTGATAAAATGGAGCGGGAAACGAGGCTCGAACTCGCGACCCCGACCTTGGCAAGGTCGTGCTCTACCAACTGAGCTATTCCCGCGTCGAAATTATTTTAATTTAAAATAATTTGGAAGTTTATTATCGAATGGTGCCCGAGGCCAGACTTGAACTGGCACGCCCCGAAAGGCGAGGGATTTTAAATCCCTTGCGTCTACCGATTCCGCCACTCGGGCTTCGATAATTAATTTTATTTTAAGCTTTAAAATGGTGCCCGAGGCCAGACTTGAACTGGCACGCCCCGAAAGGCGAGGGATTTTAAATCCCTTGCGTCTACCGATTCCGCCACTCGGGCACAACCGTTTTAAATCTTAAAATGGAGCGGGAAACGAGGCTCGAACTCGCGACCCCGACCTTGGCAAGGTCGTGCTCTACCAACTGAGCTATTCCCGCATAATTTAAATTTTGTCATTCTAAAATGGTGCCCGAGGCCAGACTTGAACTGGCACGCCCCGAAAGGCGAGGGATTTTAAATCCCTTGCGTCTACCGATTCCGCCACTCGGGCTCACCTTAAAATGGAGCGGGAAACGAGGCTCGAACTCGCGACCCCGACCTTGGCAAGGTCGTGCTCTACCAACTGAGCTATTCCCGCAATAAAAACGCTACGTTATTGCGTAGCGATTTATGTGCGGTATTTTAGGGATTTTTGAAAAGTTGTCAAACACAAATTTCAAAAAAAGTTTCATTAGGCGAAAATTCAATCCATTTGACGATTTTTTGCTAGAAATTAATAAAATTACACCGCTTGTCATTAATAACTTAAATTAATTTTTCAATTAGCGCTGAAACAAATTCCAATCGCTCCGCATTACTTGTAAGTGGTAAATTAAAGCGGAATTTTTGCGCCCCTTCGAATTTATAGACATTTTTGTCCGACTGAATCAGTTGTAGGAACTTCATCGGGTCAGGTTGAGCGGTCGATTTAAATTCCAAATAGCCGCCGTTAATCCCCGCATCAACTTTCTTCAAGCCGAGCGAGGTTGCCACATGACGAAGCTGAGTGATTTGGAATAGATTCTTAGTTGCTTCCGGCAATAATCCGAAACGGTCGATAAGTTCTACTTTCAAATCTTTCAATGCTTCAACACTTTCTGCCGAGGCGATCCGTTTATAGAACGATAAACGCATATTCACATCCGGTACATAATCGTCCGGTAACAGTGCCGGTATACGCAACTCGATTTCTACCTGATTTTGGGTGATTTCTTCTAAAGTCGGTTCACGCCCTTCTTGTAAGGCTTTTACCGCATTTTCAAGCAGATCCATATAGAGTGAGAAACCGATACTTTCAATCTGTCCGCTTTGTTCCGAACCGAGCAATTCGCCCGCCCCACGAATTTCTAAATCGTGAGTCGCTAACACAAATCCGGCACCGAGATTATCAATCGAACTGAGTGCTTCTAAACGCTGTTGTGCATCTTTGGTTAATGTTTTCGGCGGTGGTGTCAGCAAATAGGCATAAGCTTGATGATGAGAACGTCCAACACGTCCACGCAACTGGTGTAACTGTGCCAAACCAAATTTATCCGCACGCTCAATAATAATCGTGTTAGCGGTCGGCACATCAATTCCCGTTTCAATAATGGTGGAACAGACCAATAGATTAAAACGCTGATGATAGAAATCACTCATCACACGTTCCAATTCACGTTCACGCATTTGCCCGTGTCCAATCACAATCCGAGCTTCCGGTACTAATTCCGCCAGCTTAGTCGCACAGTTTTCGATTGTCGCCACGTCATTGTGCAGGTAATACACTTGCCCACCACGCAGAATTTCACGCAAAATTGCTTCTTTCACGACTAAATCATCGTGTTGACGAACAAAAGTTTTGATCGTCAATCGGCGTGCCGGCGGACTAGCGATAATAGACAGATCTCGCATACCGTTTAATGCCATATTCAGCGTACGAGGAATCGGTGTTGCGGTGAGCGTAAGAATATCGACATTAGCTCGCAATTGTTTGATCTTCTCTTTCTGACGTACACCGAAGCGGTGTTCTTCGTCAATAATAAGTAAACCGAGATCACGGAATTGCACGTCTTCTTGTAGCAGTTTGTGCGTGCCGACCAGAATATCCACTTTGCCTTCTGCCACTTTTTCTAAAATCGCCTTTTGTTCTTTAGCGGTTTTAAAGCGAGAAAGCACTTCGACATTAATCGGATAGTTGGCAAAACGATCTTTGAAATTCTCGAAATGTTGTTGTGCTAAAAGCGTAGTCGGTACAAGTACCGCAACCTGTTTATGATTTTCCACCGCTAAGAAAGTGGCACGCATTGCGACTTCGGTTTTACCGAAACCGACATCGCCACAGACAAGGCGATCCATTGCTTTTGGCAAGCACATATCGCTGATAACCGCATTGATTGCGGTTTTCTGATCTTCAGTTTCCTCAAATGGGAATGTGTGGCTAAACTGCATAAAACTGTCACGATCGTAGGCAAACGCAAAGCCTTTTTGCGATTCTCGTTTCGCATACACATCGAGTAATTCCGCCGCTACATCTCGGATTTTCTCTGCCGCTTTTTGGCGTGTCTTCGCCCACGCTTCCGAACCGAGTTTATGCAGCGGAGCGGTTTCATCCGCTCCACCGATATAACGGGAAATCAGATGTAATGAAGCCACTGGGACATAGAGTTTTGCCTCGTTCGCATAGAGTAAGACAAGGTATTCTGCTTTAATGCCGCCGGCATCCAGCACAGTTAACCCTGCATAACGTCCGACACCGTTTTCTAAATGCACTACGGCTTGTCCAATTTTGAGTTCTGCAAGGTTACGAATGAGCGTATCCGGGTTGACTGTTTTGCGATTTTTCTCCGAACGTTTTGTTTGAACTTTTTCGCCCAAGAAATCCGTTTCGCAAATAATTGCTAAATTTTGACCGCTTGCATTTTCAATGATAAAGCCTTGATCAAGCGGTGAAACCATCAATGAAATTTGCGAATCAATTTCCGCTAACGATTTAACCTGTTTCGGTTTGATTTTTAGCGGTGAAAGTAATTCAAGCAAGGTTTCTCGGCGACCTTCACTTTCTACTGAAAATAAAAGCTGCCCATCGAATTTACTACGGAATTTATTGAACGCATCAAACGGATCTTTTAACTGCGAATTAATCGCTAATTCCGGCAATTTTTCAATATTCGCATTTTGTTTAGCAGCCGATTTTCTGACTTTCTCCGCACTTAGCGTCAAACGTGGATAAGCTTTTAAGCCACGATTGACTTCATCAACCGAGAACCATAATTTGTCCGGCGGTAATAATGGACGCATCGGATCAACGCGGCGACTTTCATAGCGTTGAGTGGTATCTTTATGGAATTGCTCCGCCTTTTCTGCAATACCGTCAAAGGTAATAAATAAGGTATTTTCCGCTAAATAATCAAATAGGCTCGCCATTTCTTCAAAAAACAGTGGTTGCCAATATTCGATCCCTGCGTTCAAAATACCTTTACTGACTTGCTGATAAATATGCTCCGGCTCACGACGAATCTCACCGAATTGTTCACGGAATTTAGTTCTAAAATGCTCGATCCCGTTGCTATCAGTCGGGAACTCATGTGCCGGTAATAAATTAATTTCGTTGATCTCGGCTATTGTGCGTTGACTGTCCACATCAAAGGTGCGGATTGAGTCAATTTCATCATCAAAAAAATCCAAACGGAACGGACTTTCCGCTCCCATCGGGTAAAGATCGAGTAACGCCCCTCTTACAGCATATTCGCCGTATTCCAACACTTGTTCCACTGCACGATAACCGGCATTTTCAAGCTGTAAACGTAATGATTGGATTGAAAAGCGGTCACCTTTCTTTATCAGTAACACATTGTTGGCGAGATAACTCGGCGGACAAACTTTCTGTAAAAGCGTGTTGATTGGCAATAGAAAAATCTGTTTATTGCCTTGCTGCAAATGGAATAATGCTGAAAGACGGGCAGAAATAATATCTTGATGCGGTGAAAAACTATCGTAAGGTAGCGTTTCCCAATCGGGAAAGACCGAAACCGGTAATTTGCTGAATTGCTTTAAGGCTTTTTCAAGACGTAATGCGGTGCGGGTATCCGGCGTTACTACCACGCTTAAACCATTAAACTGCGCAGCAGCTTCCGCAATGGCTAAAGTATCTGAATGCCCAACTAAATTACCGAGCGTTTGATGATCTTGGAATTTGCCCCCTTCTTGCTGAGCAATTAAAGGTAGATTAAACTGAATAAATGACATAAGCGGTCGATTTTGTTAAAAAATTTGCAAATATTGTAGCCCAAAGCCCTACTTTTACAAAACCGATTAAATAAATAAAAGGGGACTATAACAGCCCCCTTTATTAATGATGTATATTAAATTAAGCGTAGAAATTTACTTGCTCTTGTTGTAATGGCGTGTATGAAACACAAATATCACAAGAACCATTAGCGTTATAAACTACATCAACTGTTGCGCTACCATCTTTGAAATCAAATTGTTCAATTGAATTCGCACCATCATTGAGGTAGTTAACCACTTCGATATAGTTACCTTCATCTGTAGTATCTGTAATAAATAAATTGCTACCTTTAAGGCTGAAGGTTACTTCATCTGCATTTAAATCCGTGAATCTGATCAAATCAAAATCACTTTTCGCACCTTTGTCTGCAACCACATCGTGGCCGAAATCCCCGCTGAAGATATAAGTATCGCTACCTACACCACCAGAAAGGTAATCTCCAGCACCAAGACCGCCAACTAAGATATCGTGACCTTCGCCACCGAATAAATTATCGTGGCCGCCGAAACCATATAACGTATCGTTACCCGCGCCGCCATCGATCATATCTTTAGCTTCTGTACCACAAAGTACGTTATCACATTCATCACCAAAAATTTGGTTATCTGCTTCCCAAGGTGGTGTTGGAGCATCATCTTCCGGACAACCACAAGTTGGATCTTGTGGAACTGGCTCTTGAGGAACTGGCTCTTGCGGAACTGGCTCTTGTGGAACCGGCTCTTGCGGAACTGGCTCTTGTGGAACCGGCTCTTGTGGAACCGGCTCTTGCGGAACTGGCTCTTGTGGAACTGGCTCTTGTGGAACTGGCTCTTGTGGAACTGGCTCTTGTGGAATTGGTTGTTGCGGATCAATTGGACGTTGAGGGTCAATTGGTTTTTGACCAAAATCAGGTTCATCGAATTGAATTGGTTTTTGACCGAAATCCGGTTTTTGAACATCTATTGGTTTTTGCTCAAGCGTAGGCTGTTGACCAAAGGACGGTTTAAAAATAAATCTTCCATAAGATTGGAAAAAAGAATTAATAAATCCGCGAACACTAATGCTATGTGTGATTCGTGCTACATACATATAAATTTCTCCTAGTATAAATTAACTAATGCAAATTTAATTAATTTGCAGTGGAATTATATACTAGACTTTATGATATATTTTTTACTCACGGTAAATTTATATAAAAATAAATTTACAAAATAAAGAAAATAATTTAAATCAAATTCAATATGAATAAAATTTGAAATAAAAAAATAAAATGATTATTCAAAAACAAACCAATACAAATTTAATTAATATTAACATATTAATGTAATGAATTTTTATAATAAAAAGGAATTGCTGTAGGGAAATACATTCTCTGCCGTTAAAGCTAATACTAACAAGCTGTTAATAATATTGTGTCTGTCTTCGCCATATTTTCTAAATCCAATAGTAACTTCATATATAACTAAACATGCTATGAAAAATACTACACCTTACTGACCAGCTAAACCATTAATGATGTCGTATTTATTATGTTTTCACCCCAATTTTTATAAATTAAAACAAGGATATTCAAGAAACAACCTTAAATATCTATCCACTTAGAAGTATATAAAGTAAAGATTATACCATTTTCAACTTAGGAAAATTCATAGATGTAATCATTCTTTTTCATAAAAATATTAGTAAATAGTTCAATATAATAATGAGAAATGCTTAATTTTTTATTACTACTTTATCTATTTCACTTGAACCGTTCAGTAAAATCCATCACATTCTCTTTTTAGAAGAAAAAATATATGAAACCTAAATGAAGATAAGCGGTGAGATTCTTTGGAAAAATTGCAAGCTTTTAGTAAAATGCATCTGCATCTCTTCGGTGAGTATTCTCTTGCCAAATAAACTAAGGAAAACATCATGCAACCTAAAGCAAAATATAGAAAAGACTATCGAGCACCAGACTTTACAATTACAGACATCTCTCTTGATTTTCAACTTGATCCGGACAGAACCTTTGTTACCTCAACTTTATCCGTAGAACGTAAAACAGCAGGAGCTACACATCTACGTTTAGATGGACATAGTTTTGACTTCCTTTCCCTAAAACTTAATGGCGATTCTTATTCTAATTTTGAGAAAGATGATGAGTCTTTAACTGTTGACGTTAGCCATATCACTGAGGATAAATTTAAATTACAAATTGAAACCGGCTTAAATCCTGTACAAAACACTTCTCTGCAAGGCTTATACCAATCCGGTGACGGTATCTGTACCCAATGTGAAGCAGAAGGCTTCCGTCAAATTACTTATATGTTGGATCGTCCGGACGTACTTGCAAAATATCGTACAAAAATTACCGCTTCTAAAGCGAAATATCCGTTCTTACTTTCGAATGGTAATCGCATTGCACAAGGTGATTTAGATGATGGTCGTCATTGGGTCGAATGGGAAGATCCGTTCTTTAAACCAAGCTATTTATTCGCTTTGGTTGCCGGTGATTTTGATCTGTTACAAGATAAATTCATCACAAAAAGTGGTCGAGAAGTTTCATTAGAGATCTATGTTGATCGTGGCAATTTAGATCGTGCCGGTTGGGCGATGGAAAGTTTAAAACGTTCAATGAAATGGGATGAAGAACGTTTCGGCTTAGAATACGATTTAGATATCTATATGATCGTAGCGGTTGATTTCTTTAATATGGGTGCAATGGAAAACAAAGGCTTAAATGTTTTCAACTCTAAATTCGTCTTAGCAAAACCGGAAACGGCAACCGATACCGACTATTTAGATATTGAAAGCGTGATTGCACACGAATATTTCCATAACTGGACCGGTAACCGCATTACTTGCCGAGATTGGTTCCAATTAAGCCTTAAAGAAGGCTTAACTGTTTTCCGTGATCAAGAATTTACATCAGATTTATGGTCACGCCCGGCAAAGCGTATTGAAGACGTACGCTTATTACGTGCAGTGCAATTTGCCGAAGATGCCAGCCCGATGGCACACCCTATTCGCCCGGAAAAAGTGATTGAAATGAATAACTTCTATACGGTTACCGTATATGAAAAAGGCGCAGAAGTGATTCGTATGATTCACACCTTATTGGGTGAAGAAAAATTCCAAAAAGGAATGCAACTGTATGTCGCGGAAAATGACGGCTCTGCTGCAACTTGCGAGGATTTCGTATCAGCAATGGAACGTGCTTCAGGCGTAGATTTAACCCAATTCCGTCGTTGGTATAGCCAATCCGGTACGCCTGAGCTTAGCGTGAGTGATGAATATGATGAAATGCATCATATCTACCGTTTACATGTGTCACAGCATACGCCGGCAACTGCGGATCAATTAGAAAAAGTAAACTTGCATATTCCGCTAAAAATCGAGTTATATAGCGAACAAAATGGTGAACCTATCGAACTACAATTCGAAGGTACGACCCAACATAACGTATTAAACGTATTACAAGAGCACCAAATGTTTGAATTTCATAACGTAATGTATAAACCTGTTCCGGCATTACTATGTGATTTCTCCGCA encodes the following:
- a CDS encoding DUF417 family protein, with translation MNAFNIFVEFVAKIVAPMQRQFINFIRIAIFIVMAWIGGLKVCQYEADGIAHFVSNSPFFSYMYEKGPNLVPNDKGEMVMEYTLHKNPEGKMVAKNIEWHKENGTYTASYIIGATIVTVGILTLLGIWNATAGLAGGLLTFGMSIVTLSFLITTPEAWVPNLGGDMPTPAHGFPYLSGVGRLIVKDIIMMAGGLTAAAECANRILARKKAA
- the nirK gene encoding copper-containing nitrite reductase, encoding MKKSLIALCFAAFLASAPLMAEQTNLENSGLTPVANLPTIEAELTVAPNVPKPLTRNTPAKVVVKLETLEKVMEIEKGVKFKYWTFNGSTPAPFIRVREGDMVEVQVSNPANGKMAHAVDFHSAAAPDGGAKASLTEIGKQTTFAFRAMSPGLYLYHCGADPVSVHLGKGMFGLMLVEPKEGLPKVDKEFYLMQNEFYVKAGANPDLKIFDMTKAGYELPDYVVFNGKVGSTMGENALKAKVGEKVRLFVGNAGPNKISSFHLIGKPFDTVYVEGGSLKNHHVQTTLIPAGGVTVVEMEMKVPGEYTFIDHSIFRTDKGAKGKLIVEGAENPEIYTGKTKEQKYDKVNPDADIDVGYVH
- a CDS encoding aminoimidazole riboside kinase; translation: MSKIWVTGDAVVDLIPDGENHYLKCAGGAPANVAVGVSRLGVEAGFIGRVGLDPLGKFMQQTLNAEKVSTEHMILDPKQRTSTVIVGLDDGERSFTFMVNPSADQFLEVSDLPTFQKGDFLHCCSIALINDPSRSTTIEAIRRVKEASGFFSFDPNLRESLWTSLEEMKQVVNNVVAMADVLKFSEEELTLLTNTTTLEQATKVITAQYPEKLIIITLGKDGAIYHLNGNSQVVAGKALKPVDTTGAGDAFVSGLLAGLSQVADWKDESVLVDVIRKANASGALATTAKGAMSALPNKAELEAFLAQ
- a CDS encoding glycoside hydrolase family 32 protein; translation: MQIFNNGKYKSLHAAEQGELATIRQTVLSDKDFYPTYHLAPQTGLFNDPNGLIFDGEKYHIFAQWFPYDAMHGMKHWEHFITRDLQTFEKSDRLIPDEMFESHGCYSGGAIMWQDKIVAFYTGNTRRASDNQRVPHQNIAIFDKSGKLLEKRCIIDQAPAGYTEHVRDPKPFVTAEGKIRFVLGAQRENLTGTCLVYEMDDLDSTPRLISELAVKDFDNSNVFMWECPDLFQLSGKDVFVWSPQGKLREAHQFQNNYHATYALGKLDGNNLTAEHIEELDYGFDFYAPQSVQNSDRIMFGWIGLPDLTYPTDKYKWHSTLSLPRQIKVENGKIQQTPIVKLATKQAVEIEQKIAIDNLDTAYLQISVENQPLALDFFSNEKGQTLSLRYENGLLTLDRSATEQTDLMEKFGSQRHCEVEKLNNLEIFFDRSVVEIFINGGEKVMTSRFFIANRINLLETSRPLTVQIAQVQAIQIQN
- a CDS encoding LacI family DNA-binding transcriptional regulator, with amino-acid sequence MESKPKKRLTLNDIAALSGVSKTTASIVLNGKSDDFRIKPETRQKVQAIAEQYGYRANVYAKALQAQRSNVIGLVIPDLTNYGFASTARNLEKLCRDNGLQLVIACSDDNPQQEKLVIERLLDRQVDLLITAPTHQDPNYYQKIIRHTPVLHIDRHIPNLELNYIISDDTPSVAKLVENIVRAYQPKEFFYLGGQLSLSPSASRLEGFYEGLEQSHLAVQSSWILHKDYQPESGYQMFAEIVKRLGRLPEAVFTASYTILEGVLRYLTEHKQMAKLMNQELHLATFDDHHLLDALPFHIHSIAQDHEQIALKTFQLMREKLQRKAISNAKVDCEIIWRH
- a CDS encoding thioredoxin family protein, coding for MAHFYEYLEFSSDEDRENQLEVYVDVKLEAETEEKLKALGVQGDWLVMAEPYCPDCVEIVAYFQRMTKLNPNIKVKYVSRKDNKERKHFDSDEQQQAVISAQKIPSIFDIRNGKTELVLCEFPQFLKQKIEAAPEKFDELKADFRMGKFGKQVEAELLAILTKNA